A single window of Mycolicibacterium madagascariense DNA harbors:
- a CDS encoding DUF2752 domain-containing protein, with the protein MQSGHPTTSRWATLGTAGVLGGALAYVGVRDPHAPGFGFPPCPFHLLTGWNCPGCGGLRMTHDLLHGDFAAAITDNVFLLVGLPLLAAWLVVRAGRRRPLMPRAAIVTVVLAAVAWTVVRNLPGFPLVPTLIGG; encoded by the coding sequence ATGCAATCCGGTCACCCCACCACCTCCCGCTGGGCCACCCTCGGTACGGCGGGAGTCCTCGGCGGTGCCCTCGCCTACGTCGGGGTGCGTGACCCGCACGCCCCGGGATTCGGCTTTCCGCCGTGCCCGTTCCACCTCCTGACGGGATGGAACTGCCCGGGGTGCGGCGGTCTGCGGATGACCCATGACCTCCTCCACGGTGACTTCGCCGCCGCCATCACCGACAACGTGTTCCTTCTGGTCGGTCTGCCTCTGCTGGCCGCGTGGCTCGTCGTCAGGGCGGGCCGGCGCCGACCGCTGATGCCACGGGCCGCGATCGTGACCGTCGTGCTTGCGGCCGTCGCGTGGACCGTGGTCCGCAATCTCCCGGGGTTCCCGCTGGTCCCGACGCTTATCGGCGGGTAG
- the gltB gene encoding glutamate synthase large subunit, translating into MLFSAMPEAQGLYDPEHEADSCGVAMVTDIKGRRSHAIVADGLTALEHLEHRGAAGAEANSGDGAGILLQLPVELLREVVDFELPQPTALGANTFAAGICFLPQDPVARAAARERIESIAVGEGMEVLGWREVPVDPDGAGIGMTALGCMPHMAQLFLAAPERNGSRSGGIDLDRRVYPVRKLAEQGEVYFASLSSRTIAYKGMLTTMQLPRFFSDLRDERCTSAIAIVHSRFSTNTFPSWPLAHPFRFVAHNGEINTVRGNRNRMHAREAMLASAQIPGDLARLSPICTADASDSASFDQVLELLHLGGRSLPHAVLMMIPEAWENNADMDPRRRAFWQFHASLMEPWDGPACVTFTDGTVVGAVLDRNGLRPGRWWRTIDDRVILASESGVLDVPAAEIVARGRLEPGKMFLIDTAAGRIVSDDEIKGELAAAESYDEWLHSGLLDLATLPERTRVSPNHDSVVRRQISFGYTEEDLRIMLTPMAASGAEPLGSMGTDTPAAVLSQRSRLLYDYFVELFAQVTNPPLDAIREEVVTSMARVMGPEHNLLEPTAASCRQIVLKWPVLDNDELNKIVHINADGEQPGLKTKVLRALYDVERGGEGLADALEDLRVRASEAIAKGYRTLVISDRDSDHTKAPIPSLLAVSAVHHHLVRTKERTTVALVVESGDAREVHHIAMLIGFGAAAVNPYLAFESIEDLIREGELTGVEPSTAVRNYLKALGKGVMKVMSKMGISTVASYTGAQAFEAIGLNRDVVDEYLTGTPTQLGGVGLDVLAEEVKLRHRRAYPENPTERVHRRLEVGGEYAFRREGELHLFTPEVVFLLQHSTRTGRYEVFQQYSDEVNRLVREGGALRGLFEFASGGREPVPLDEVEPAESIVTRFNTGAMSYGSISAEAHETMAIAMNALGGRSNSGEGGEDQDRLYDPRRRSAVKQVASGRFGVTSDYLVNASDIQIKMAQGAKPGEGGQLPGYKVYPNIAKTRHSTPGVGLISPPPHHDIYSIEDLAQLIHDLKNANSQARIHVKLVSSVGVGTVAAGVSKAHADVVLISGYDGGTGAAPLTSLKHAGAPWEIGLADTQQTLVLNGLRDRITVQCDGGMRTARDVMVAMLLGAEEYGFATAPLVVAGCIMMRVCHLDTCPVGVATQNPELRARFNGKPEFVENFFTFIAEDVRRYLAQLGFRSVDEAIGRVEMLDTAPGVAHWKSRGLDLSPIFAQPTDAHGAKLTQRRKLRDQEHALEQALDQTIIALAEGALEDAHPVRLELPVRNVNRTVGTLLGSEVTRRYGAQGLPDGTIHLVLTGSAGQSVGAFLPPGITIELIGDANDYVGKGLSGGRVIVKPDDDVLFLPEDNVIAGNTLLFGATSGEVFLRGRVGERFGARNSGALAVVEGVGDHACEYMTGGRVVVLGPVGRNMAAGMSGGIAYVLGLDPAKVNPDMVRLQRLEAEDLSWLHQVVEQHARYTGSTVARSLLSDWPRRSAQFTKIMPIDYEKVLHATRMAKAEGRDVDTAIMEATRG; encoded by the coding sequence GTGCTGTTTTCGGCCATGCCCGAGGCTCAAGGTCTCTACGACCCCGAGCACGAAGCGGACTCCTGTGGCGTCGCCATGGTGACCGACATCAAGGGGCGTCGCTCCCATGCGATCGTCGCCGACGGCCTCACGGCGTTGGAACACCTCGAACATCGCGGTGCGGCCGGGGCCGAAGCCAACAGTGGTGACGGCGCGGGCATCCTGCTGCAGCTGCCCGTCGAACTGCTGCGCGAGGTCGTCGACTTCGAGCTGCCTCAGCCAACGGCGTTGGGCGCCAACACGTTCGCCGCCGGTATCTGCTTCCTGCCGCAGGACCCCGTCGCCAGGGCCGCGGCCCGCGAACGCATCGAGTCCATCGCCGTCGGCGAGGGTATGGAAGTGCTCGGCTGGCGCGAGGTGCCGGTGGACCCGGACGGCGCGGGCATCGGCATGACCGCACTGGGATGCATGCCCCACATGGCGCAGTTGTTCCTCGCCGCGCCCGAGCGCAATGGCAGTAGGTCCGGCGGCATCGACCTCGACCGGCGGGTCTATCCGGTGCGCAAGCTCGCCGAGCAGGGCGAGGTGTACTTCGCATCGCTGTCGAGCCGGACCATCGCCTACAAGGGCATGCTCACCACGATGCAACTGCCGCGGTTCTTTTCAGACCTGCGCGACGAGCGCTGCACGAGTGCCATCGCGATCGTCCACAGCCGCTTCTCCACCAACACCTTCCCGTCGTGGCCGCTGGCGCATCCCTTCCGCTTCGTCGCCCACAACGGCGAGATCAACACCGTGCGCGGCAACCGCAACCGCATGCACGCCCGGGAGGCGATGCTGGCAAGCGCGCAGATTCCGGGTGACCTCGCGCGACTCTCGCCGATCTGCACCGCCGACGCGTCGGACTCCGCGTCGTTCGACCAGGTGCTCGAACTGCTGCACCTCGGCGGCCGCAGCCTGCCCCACGCCGTGCTGATGATGATCCCAGAGGCGTGGGAGAACAACGCCGACATGGATCCCCGTCGACGCGCGTTCTGGCAGTTTCACGCCTCGCTCATGGAGCCGTGGGACGGGCCCGCGTGCGTGACGTTCACCGACGGGACCGTGGTGGGTGCGGTGTTGGACCGCAACGGATTACGTCCGGGTCGCTGGTGGCGCACCATCGACGACCGAGTCATCCTCGCCAGCGAGAGCGGCGTGCTCGACGTGCCGGCTGCCGAGATCGTGGCCAGGGGCCGTCTCGAGCCGGGCAAGATGTTCCTCATCGACACCGCCGCGGGTCGCATCGTCTCCGACGACGAGATCAAGGGCGAGCTCGCGGCGGCCGAATCCTACGACGAATGGCTGCATTCCGGCCTCCTCGACCTGGCCACCCTCCCCGAGCGCACGCGGGTATCGCCCAACCACGACTCCGTCGTGCGGCGCCAGATCTCCTTCGGCTACACCGAGGAAGACCTGCGAATCATGTTGACGCCCATGGCCGCATCGGGTGCCGAACCGCTGGGCTCGATGGGTACCGACACCCCGGCCGCGGTGCTCTCGCAACGCTCGCGGCTGCTCTACGACTACTTCGTCGAACTGTTCGCTCAGGTGACGAACCCACCGCTGGACGCCATCCGCGAAGAGGTGGTCACCTCGATGGCGCGGGTGATGGGCCCCGAGCACAACCTGCTGGAGCCGACCGCGGCCTCCTGTCGACAGATCGTGCTGAAGTGGCCGGTGCTCGACAACGACGAGCTCAACAAGATCGTCCACATCAACGCCGACGGCGAGCAACCGGGCCTCAAGACGAAGGTGCTGCGCGCGCTCTACGACGTCGAGCGCGGTGGTGAGGGTCTGGCCGATGCGCTGGAGGATCTGCGCGTGCGCGCGAGTGAGGCCATCGCCAAGGGCTATCGGACGCTGGTCATCTCCGACCGGGACTCCGACCACACCAAGGCGCCGATTCCGTCACTGCTGGCGGTGTCGGCGGTGCACCACCACCTGGTGCGCACCAAGGAGCGCACGACCGTGGCGCTGGTCGTCGAGAGCGGCGACGCCCGCGAGGTCCACCACATCGCGATGCTGATCGGCTTCGGCGCGGCCGCGGTCAACCCGTATCTGGCCTTCGAGTCCATCGAGGACCTCATCCGCGAGGGTGAGCTGACGGGCGTCGAACCGTCGACGGCGGTGCGCAACTACCTCAAGGCGCTCGGCAAGGGCGTCATGAAGGTCATGAGCAAGATGGGCATCTCGACGGTGGCGTCCTACACCGGCGCCCAGGCCTTCGAGGCCATCGGTCTGAATCGCGACGTCGTCGACGAATACCTGACCGGGACCCCCACGCAGCTCGGCGGCGTCGGTCTCGACGTCCTCGCCGAGGAGGTCAAGCTCCGGCACCGGCGGGCGTACCCGGAGAATCCGACCGAGCGGGTGCACCGGCGTCTGGAGGTCGGCGGCGAGTACGCGTTCCGCCGTGAGGGCGAGCTGCACCTGTTCACCCCCGAAGTCGTTTTCCTGCTTCAGCATTCGACGCGCACCGGCAGGTACGAGGTGTTCCAGCAGTACTCCGACGAAGTGAACCGGTTGGTCCGTGAGGGTGGCGCGCTGCGCGGGCTCTTCGAATTCGCCTCGGGCGGCCGCGAACCCGTGCCGCTGGACGAGGTCGAGCCCGCCGAGTCGATCGTGACGCGCTTCAACACCGGTGCCATGAGCTACGGGTCGATCTCCGCGGAGGCCCACGAGACCATGGCGATCGCCATGAACGCGCTGGGCGGACGGTCCAACAGCGGCGAGGGCGGAGAAGATCAAGACCGGCTCTACGACCCGCGCCGGCGCAGTGCGGTCAAGCAGGTGGCCTCGGGCCGTTTCGGCGTGACGAGCGACTACCTCGTCAATGCGTCGGACATCCAGATCAAGATGGCGCAGGGCGCGAAACCCGGTGAGGGCGGCCAACTCCCGGGATACAAGGTGTACCCCAACATCGCCAAGACGCGGCACTCGACGCCCGGCGTCGGGCTCATCTCGCCACCGCCGCATCACGACATCTACTCGATCGAAGACCTGGCTCAGCTGATCCACGACCTGAAGAACGCCAACTCCCAGGCCAGGATTCACGTCAAGCTGGTCAGCTCGGTGGGCGTGGGCACCGTCGCGGCAGGGGTCTCCAAGGCCCACGCCGACGTCGTGCTGATCTCGGGGTACGACGGCGGGACGGGTGCGGCTCCGCTGACGTCGCTCAAGCACGCCGGGGCGCCGTGGGAGATCGGGCTGGCCGACACCCAGCAGACGCTGGTGCTCAACGGTCTTCGCGACAGGATCACCGTGCAGTGCGACGGCGGCATGCGCACGGCCCGCGACGTCATGGTGGCCATGCTGCTCGGCGCCGAGGAGTACGGCTTCGCGACGGCTCCGCTGGTGGTCGCGGGTTGCATCATGATGAGGGTGTGTCACCTCGACACCTGTCCGGTCGGCGTCGCCACGCAGAACCCGGAGCTGCGGGCCCGCTTCAACGGCAAGCCCGAATTCGTCGAGAACTTCTTCACGTTCATCGCCGAGGACGTTAGAAGGTACTTGGCGCAGCTGGGTTTCCGCAGTGTCGACGAGGCCATCGGGCGGGTCGAGATGCTCGACACGGCCCCCGGGGTGGCGCACTGGAAGAGCCGGGGTCTGGACCTGAGCCCGATCTTCGCGCAGCCGACGGACGCCCACGGGGCGAAGCTGACGCAGCGCCGCAAGCTCCGCGACCAGGAGCACGCGCTCGAACAGGCGCTGGACCAGACCATCATCGCGCTCGCCGAAGGCGCACTCGAGGATGCGCACCCGGTGCGCCTCGAGCTGCCCGTGCGCAACGTGAACCGTACGGTCGGCACCCTGCTGGGCTCGGAGGTGACCCGCCGCTACGGCGCGCAGGGCCTGCCCGACGGCACCATCCACCTGGTACTCACCGGTTCGGCGGGTCAGTCGGTCGGGGCGTTCCTGCCGCCGGGCATCACCATCGAGCTCATCGGCGACGCCAACGACTACGTCGGCAAGGGACTCTCGGGCGGACGGGTGATCGTCAAGCCCGACGACGACGTGCTCTTCCTGCCCGAGGACAACGTCATCGCGGGCAACACCCTGCTCTTCGGGGCGACGTCCGGCGAGGTCTTCCTGCGCGGCAGGGTCGGGGAGCGGTTCGGGGCGCGCAACTCCGGCGCGCTGGCCGTCGTCGAGGGCGTGGGCGATCATGCGTGTGAGTACATGACGGGTGGGCGCGTCGTGGTGCTGGGACCCGTCGGACGCAACATGGCCGCCGGCATGTCCGGTGGAATCGCCTACGTGCTGGGCCTCGACCCGGCCAAGGTCAACCCCGACATGGTCCGCCTGCAGCGCCTGGAGGCCGAGGACCTGAGCTGGCTGCACCAGGTGGTCGAACAGCACGCGCGGTACACGGGCAGCACCGTCGCCCGGTCGCTGCTCTCCGACTGGCCAAGGCGCAGTGCGCAATTCACCAAGATCATGCCGATCGACTACGAGAAGGTGCTGCACGCCACGCGCATGGCCAAGGCCGAGGGACGCGACGTGGACACCGCGATCATGGAGGCGACCCGTGGCTGA
- the trpA gene encoding tryptophan synthase subunit alpha produces the protein MTANGLADVFSSCRAENRAALIGYLPTGFPDVEASISAMTAMVESGCDVIEVGVAYSDPGMDGPTIAAATEVALRGGVRVRDALAAVEAISGAGGNAVVMTYWNPVLRWGIDAFARDLASAGGLGLITPDLIPDEAEEWIEVSDAHGLDRIFLVAPSSTHERLAATTQASRGFVYAASTMGVTGARDAVSDMAPELVRRVREVSDIPVGVGLGVRSREQAAQIGSYADGVIVGSALVTALSDGLPAVRALTEELAEGVRQRISA, from the coding sequence ATGACCGCCAACGGCTTGGCTGACGTCTTCTCCTCCTGCCGCGCCGAGAATCGTGCGGCACTCATCGGGTACCTCCCGACGGGCTTCCCCGACGTCGAGGCGTCGATCTCGGCCATGACGGCGATGGTCGAAAGTGGTTGTGATGTCATCGAAGTCGGCGTCGCCTACTCCGACCCCGGGATGGACGGTCCGACCATCGCGGCCGCCACCGAGGTGGCGTTGCGCGGCGGCGTGCGGGTGCGCGACGCCCTGGCCGCCGTCGAGGCGATCAGCGGAGCCGGCGGCAACGCGGTCGTGATGACCTACTGGAATCCCGTGCTGCGGTGGGGGATCGACGCGTTCGCCCGCGATCTCGCCTCCGCAGGGGGCCTCGGGCTGATCACGCCCGACCTCATTCCCGACGAGGCCGAGGAGTGGATCGAGGTGTCCGACGCCCACGGCTTGGACCGGATCTTCCTCGTCGCCCCATCCTCGACGCACGAGCGACTGGCAGCGACGACACAGGCCTCGCGCGGATTCGTCTACGCCGCCTCGACGATGGGCGTCACCGGTGCGCGAGATGCGGTGTCGGACATGGCTCCGGAGCTGGTTCGTCGGGTCCGCGAGGTGTCGGACATCCCGGTCGGTGTCGGGCTCGGGGTACGGTCGCGTGAGCAAGCGGCACAGATCGGTTCCTACGCCGACGGCGTCATCGTCGGCTCAGCCCTGGTGACGGCGCTGAGCGACGGACTCCCCGCCGTGCGGGCCCTGACCGAGGAACTCGCCGAGGGCGTGCGACAGAGGATTTCAGCGTGA
- the trpC gene encoding indole-3-glycerol phosphate synthase TrpC, protein MSAGNVLDSIIEGVRADVAAREAVVSLGDVKQKAKDARPALDVLAALRADGIGVIAEVKRASPSRGALANISDPAKLARAYEDGGARVISVLTEERRFHGSLDDLDAVRAAVRIPVLRKDFIVGPYQIHEARAHGADMLLLIVAALAQPALASMIDRTESLGMTALVEVHTEEEADRALQAGARVIGVNARDLKTLEVDRDCFARIAPGLPSSVIRIAESGVRGTADLLAYAGAGADAVLVGEGLVTSGDPRTAVADLVTAGTHPSCPKPSR, encoded by the coding sequence ATGAGTGCGGGGAATGTGCTCGACTCCATCATCGAGGGAGTCCGGGCCGACGTTGCCGCTCGCGAGGCCGTGGTCAGCTTGGGCGACGTCAAGCAGAAGGCCAAGGACGCTCGCCCCGCCCTCGACGTGCTGGCCGCTCTGCGCGCCGACGGCATCGGCGTCATCGCCGAGGTCAAGCGGGCCAGTCCCTCGCGCGGCGCGCTCGCCAACATCTCCGACCCGGCCAAGCTCGCCCGCGCCTACGAGGACGGCGGCGCCAGGGTGATCAGCGTCCTGACCGAGGAGCGCCGCTTCCACGGATCGCTCGATGATCTCGACGCCGTGCGCGCCGCGGTGAGGATCCCGGTGCTGCGCAAGGACTTCATCGTGGGCCCGTACCAGATCCACGAGGCCCGCGCCCACGGCGCCGACATGCTGCTGCTGATCGTCGCGGCCCTGGCGCAGCCCGCCCTGGCATCGATGATCGACCGCACCGAGTCGCTCGGCATGACGGCCCTCGTCGAGGTGCACACCGAGGAGGAAGCCGACCGTGCGTTGCAAGCCGGAGCCCGCGTGATCGGCGTCAACGCACGCGATCTGAAGACCCTCGAGGTCGATCGCGACTGCTTCGCGCGCATCGCGCCGGGACTGCCGTCCAGCGTCATCCGCATCGCCGAATCGGGAGTGCGCGGGACCGCGGACCTCCTCGCCTACGCCGGAGCGGGCGCCGACGCCGTCCTCGTCGGCGAGGGTCTGGTCACCAGTGGCGATCCGCGCACCGCCGTCGCCGATCTCGTCACCGCAGGAACGCATCCGTCCTGCCCGAAACCCTCGCGCTGA
- the lgt gene encoding prolipoprotein diacylglyceryl transferase, which yields MTTTVLAYIPSPSQGVWHLGPVPIRAYALCIIVGIVAALVIGDRRWEARGGERGVIYDVALWAVPFGLIGGRLYHLMTDWQKYFGADGAGFLAALRIWDGGLGIWGAVALGGVGAWIACRRRGIPLPAFGDAIAPGIILAQAIGRLGNYFNQELYGRATDLPWGLTIYDRLDPTGVVSPHSLDGVSTGQVYAVVHPTFLYELLWNLLIFALLLWADRRFQLGHGRLFALYVAGYCVGRFWVELMRSDTATLIAGIRVNSFTSTFVFIGAVIYVMAATKGREAPESLRGKPTDESLVDEIGEGLVAVAATSGVVAAAKVAGDEDRAASTTSTGSGGSTEPATDSGDHDTHSEAAAENEDLIDQVENAPSEDIAEAEAFAAAGDAADEEHAEPEEREAGMGAVEGDAAAEAEDRAPDAHEAAVAGAAVAEGLADQVADEPDEADTEPEDETEPEEREAGMGAVEGDAAAEAEDRAPDAHEAAIEGAAEAEDLADKVAAEPDEAETKSEDETEPEEREAGMGTVEGDAATEAEDRAPDAHEAAVAGAAEAEELKDQVDSEPDEPTSDEPEEREAGMGAVEGDAAAEAEDRAPDAHEAAIEGAAEAEELKDQVAAEPDEDETKSEDEPEEREAGMGAVEGDAAAEAEDRAPDAHEAAVAGAADAEELKDQVADEPNEDAREPDEPKSEAAAENVDLIDQVKNAPSEYIAEAEEFAAAGDSATDEPKATADSAADEAGMGSVEGDAATEAEDRAPEAHESAVEGAAAAEDLADEVNAQPSTTTPTPSASTSTFTPSRRRWWQRR from the coding sequence GTGACGACAACGGTTTTGGCCTACATTCCCAGTCCGTCCCAGGGGGTGTGGCACCTCGGCCCCGTGCCGATCCGCGCCTATGCGCTGTGCATCATCGTCGGCATCGTGGCGGCATTGGTCATCGGTGACCGCCGATGGGAGGCCCGCGGGGGCGAGCGCGGCGTGATCTACGACGTCGCCCTGTGGGCGGTGCCGTTCGGCCTGATCGGTGGCCGGCTCTACCACCTGATGACCGACTGGCAGAAGTACTTTGGTGCCGACGGCGCGGGATTCCTTGCGGCGCTGCGCATTTGGGACGGCGGCCTGGGCATCTGGGGCGCGGTCGCGCTCGGTGGCGTCGGGGCATGGATCGCCTGCCGCCGCCGCGGCATCCCGCTGCCCGCCTTCGGCGACGCGATCGCACCCGGCATCATCCTGGCCCAGGCCATCGGCCGCCTCGGCAACTACTTCAACCAGGAGCTGTACGGTCGCGCGACCGATCTGCCGTGGGGTCTGACGATCTATGACCGGTTGGATCCCACCGGCGTCGTCAGCCCGCACTCGCTCGACGGCGTGTCGACGGGTCAGGTGTACGCGGTCGTCCACCCCACCTTCCTGTACGAGCTGCTGTGGAACCTGCTCATCTTCGCGCTGCTGCTGTGGGCCGACCGGCGCTTCCAGCTCGGCCACGGTCGGTTGTTCGCGCTGTACGTCGCTGGCTACTGCGTCGGCAGGTTCTGGGTCGAGCTCATGCGCAGCGACACCGCGACGCTCATCGCCGGCATCCGGGTGAACTCCTTCACCTCGACGTTCGTGTTCATCGGCGCGGTGATCTACGTGATGGCCGCCACGAAGGGCCGGGAAGCGCCGGAAAGCCTGCGGGGCAAGCCCACCGACGAGTCGCTGGTCGACGAGATCGGTGAAGGCCTGGTGGCCGTCGCTGCCACGTCGGGCGTCGTCGCCGCCGCGAAGGTCGCCGGCGACGAGGACCGTGCCGCTAGCACCACGTCCACGGGCTCGGGCGGGTCGACGGAACCGGCTACCGATTCCGGCGATCACGACACGCATTCCGAGGCAGCTGCCGAGAACGAGGATCTGATCGATCAGGTGGAGAACGCGCCGTCGGAGGACATCGCGGAGGCCGAGGCATTCGCCGCCGCCGGCGATGCCGCCGACGAGGAGCACGCCGAGCCCGAGGAACGTGAAGCGGGCATGGGTGCCGTTGAGGGCGACGCGGCCGCCGAGGCCGAGGACCGCGCTCCCGACGCGCATGAAGCCGCGGTCGCGGGCGCCGCCGTGGCCGAGGGGCTGGCCGACCAGGTCGCCGATGAACCCGACGAGGCCGACACCGAGCCCGAGGACGAGACCGAGCCCGAGGAACGCGAGGCCGGCATGGGTGCCGTCGAGGGCGACGCGGCCGCTGAAGCAGAGGACCGCGCTCCCGACGCGCATGAAGCTGCGATCGAGGGCGCCGCCGAAGCGGAGGACCTGGCCGACAAGGTCGCGGCCGAACCCGACGAGGCCGAAACCAAGTCCGAGGACGAGACCGAGCCTGAGGAACGCGAAGCGGGCATGGGGACCGTCGAAGGCGACGCGGCCACTGAAGCCGAGGACCGTGCGCCCGACGCCCATGAAGCTGCGGTCGCAGGCGCCGCCGAAGCGGAAGAACTCAAGGACCAGGTCGACTCCGAACCCGACGAGCCCACGTCGGACGAGCCCGAGGAACGCGAAGCGGGCATGGGTGCCGTCGAGGGCGACGCTGCCGCTGAAGCCGAGGACCGCGCCCCCGACGCGCATGAAGCTGCGATCGAGGGCGCCGCCGAAGCAGAAGAGCTCAAGGACCAGGTCGCGGCCGAGCCCGACGAGGACGAAACCAAGTCCGAGGACGAGCCCGAGGAACGCGAAGCGGGGATGGGGGCCGTTGAAGGCGACGCGGCCGCCGAGGCTGAGGACCGGGCGCCCGACGCCCACGAAGCCGCGGTCGCAGGAGCCGCCGACGCGGAAGAGCTCAAGGACCAGGTCGCCGACGAACCCAACGAGGACGCCAGGGAACCCGACGAACCCAAGTCCGAGGCCGCTGCCGAGAACGTGGACCTCATCGACCAGGTCAAGAACGCGCCGTCGGAGTACATCGCCGAGGCTGAGGAATTCGCCGCCGCCGGCGACTCGGCCACCGACGAACCGAAGGCGACCGCGGACTCCGCCGCCGACGAGGCCGGCATGGGTTCCGTCGAAGGCGACGCCGCCACCGAGGCCGAGGACCGTGCGCCGGAGGCCCACGAGTCCGCCGTCGAGGGTGCTGCCGCAGCGGAGGACCTGGCCGACGAGGTGAACGCGCAACCGTCGACCACGACCCCAACCCCGTCGGCGAGCACGAGCACGTTCACGCCATCGCGTCGACGCTGGTGGCAACGCCGCTGA
- the trpB gene encoding tryptophan synthase subunit beta, with translation MGDLAGSELPRSSAAVAEPSTHDPDVKGHFGPYGGRLVPEALMAVIEEVTAAYEKARTDQTFLDELDRLQQHYTGRPSPLYEAARLSEHAGGARVFLKREDLNHTGSHKINNALGQGLLAKQMGKTRVIAETGAGQHGVATATACALLGLTCVIYMGSVDVARQALNVARMRLLGATVISVESGSKSLKDAINETFRDWVAHADDTYYSFGTAAGPHPFPTMVRDFQRVIGLEARAQILAQAGRLPDAVTACIGGGSNAIGVFHAFIDDPDVRLVGYEAAGDGVETGRHAATFTGGAPGAFQGSFSYLLQDEDGQTIESHSISAGLDYPGVGPEHAFLKDRGRAEYLPITDAEAMDAFALLSRTEGIIPAIESAHAIAGTLKLGRELGPGSIILVNLSGRGDKDVETAAKWFGLFDDEEPPR, from the coding sequence GTGGGCGATCTCGCAGGTTCCGAGCTGCCGCGTTCCAGCGCAGCCGTCGCCGAACCATCGACGCACGACCCCGACGTCAAGGGTCATTTCGGTCCGTACGGCGGACGCCTCGTCCCCGAGGCGCTCATGGCCGTGATCGAGGAGGTCACCGCGGCGTATGAGAAGGCCAGGACCGACCAGACCTTCCTCGACGAACTCGACAGGCTGCAGCAGCATTACACCGGCCGGCCGTCCCCGCTCTACGAGGCTGCCCGTCTGAGCGAGCACGCCGGCGGTGCCCGGGTGTTCCTGAAGCGAGAAGACCTCAACCACACGGGTTCTCACAAGATCAACAACGCGCTCGGTCAGGGACTGCTGGCCAAGCAGATGGGCAAGACCCGCGTCATCGCCGAGACCGGCGCGGGCCAGCACGGGGTGGCCACCGCGACCGCGTGCGCGCTGCTGGGCCTGACGTGCGTGATCTACATGGGCTCGGTGGACGTCGCCAGGCAGGCCCTGAACGTCGCCCGCATGCGACTGCTGGGAGCCACGGTCATCTCGGTCGAGTCGGGCTCGAAGTCGTTGAAGGACGCCATCAACGAGACGTTCCGCGACTGGGTCGCCCACGCTGACGACACGTACTACAGCTTCGGCACCGCGGCGGGTCCGCATCCGTTCCCGACCATGGTCCGCGACTTCCAGCGCGTCATCGGCCTGGAGGCCCGGGCTCAGATCCTCGCGCAGGCGGGTCGGCTGCCCGACGCGGTGACGGCGTGCATCGGCGGCGGCTCGAATGCGATCGGCGTCTTCCACGCCTTCATCGACGATCCCGACGTCCGCCTCGTCGGTTACGAGGCGGCCGGCGACGGGGTCGAGACCGGTCGCCACGCGGCGACCTTCACCGGCGGCGCGCCGGGTGCGTTCCAGGGCTCGTTCTCCTATCTGCTTCAGGACGAGGACGGCCAGACCATCGAATCGCATTCCATCTCAGCGGGTCTGGACTATCCGGGGGTCGGGCCGGAACACGCATTCCTCAAGGACCGCGGCCGCGCCGAGTACCTCCCGATCACCGACGCCGAGGCCATGGACGCCTTCGCGCTGCTGTCCAGGACCGAGGGCATCATCCCGGCCATCGAGTCCGCCCATGCCATCGCGGGCACGCTCAAGCTCGGACGCGAACTCGGTCCCGGCTCGATCATCCTGGTGAACCTGTCGGGCCGCGGCGACAAGGACGTCGAGACCGCGGCCAAGTGGTTCGGCCTGTTCGACGACGAGGAGCCCCCTCGATGA